GTCGCGGCGAACCTGGCTGCATGGGTGATGGCGGTTAGGAAGCCAGCCGTTAGCTGATCAGCGAGGCCAGCACGCGGCGCTTGCCCGCAAACGGCCTGCGCCCATGCATCACCGTACAGTTGTCGATCAAAGCCACGTCGCCCGCTTGCCAAGCAATATCGGCAGTCAACTCGTCAGCGATCGCAATCACATCCGCCATGGCGTCCGCTGAAATCGGTTCCCCATTGCCTAGCGTGATCGCGCGGTTCGGGTCATTGCGGCTATCCGACCAACCGCGATAGGCGGCAATCAGTTGATTGAAGAAAGTCTCCCGACCATCCTGAAGCTGTCGGATGGCAGGCAGCACTGGCGTGGTCGCGCGCAGCAGATCACTGTCCAGCCATTCCCAATCATAGCCTAGTTCTGCGAGCCGCGATTCCGCTTGCTCGCGGTTCGCGACGCTCAGCGTGCTACGCCAACTGCGCCCTTGGCCTGAGCCAGCATCATCGCTGCCCGGCATGACATTGGTATAACGCACGCCATGCTCGCGGCAATCGGCGTAAAAACTCGGCGTCTGAGCCTTCAAACGATCGAGCACCCAGTCCGAGCGGCACACTGGCGTTGCCCCGCCCTCACCCGGTGCAATCTCGCAGTAGAAAAGCAGCTTGCTTGGAAAGAGCGGCGTTTGCGCCATCTCATGATGCAGGAATATCTCAGTCGTTGGCGGTGCCTCGTTCGCAGTGAATACGCGCGGCGTCACATTGGTGCGCACTGCATTTGAGAGCGAGTCCTCATAGGTGAAGCCCGCCTCCCCATAGCCATTGATCGCCGTATCGAAAGCCAAGGGGTCGGGCACATCGAATCCGCGGAACAGCAGCGCGCCCGCATCGGCAAGCGCCGCATCAACCGCGCTCTTGTTGCCAGACAAAAATTCGGAGAGGTCGCCCCCTCCATCGATGATGGCGGGAAAGTCAGTCATAGATCGGATGGAATGTGTTGAAGGCCGCTTCTGTGAACGTGCCCGGATCATTGAAGCGGTGGTTCTGGTTGAGCTCTGAAATTGCGTCCATTTCGTCGTTGCTAAGCGCGAAGTCCATGATGTTCAGGTTCTCGCGCATCCGCTCAGGCTTGGACGTCTTGGGAATGATCGCAGTGCCTCTTTGCACACCCCAGCGCAGCACAATCTGTGCCGGCGTTTTGCCATGCGCCTGCGCCGCGGACAGCACAGCAGGTTCAGTCAATACGCTGTCCCCTTGCCCGGCCATATCCAGCTCGACATAAGACAGCGCGCCCAGCGGCGAAAACGCTGTCACTTCGATTCCATAGTCCTTGGCCAGCCGGATCAAGCGCTCCTGCGTCAGATAGGGATGCGCTTCGATCTGAAGCGTGTGAGGCTGAACATTTGCATAGCTCATCAGATCATGGATCAGACCGCTGTTGTAGTTGGACACGCCGATCCACTTGGTGAGGCCGTTCTCCACCAGCGTCTCCATTGCCCCCCATGTCGCCTGTAGAGGCACCTTTGCGCGCTTCATCCCGCTTTCGGCATCGGGATCATGCACCCATTCAGGCGGATAACGCGTCTCGATCGGCACATATTCCAGCGCGATCGGGAAATGGATCAGGTAAAGATCGAAATAGTCTAGCCCCAGGTCCGAAAGCGACTTGCGGCA
The Altererythrobacter ishigakiensis genome window above contains:
- a CDS encoding TauD/TfdA family dioxygenase — encoded protein: MTDFPAIIDGGGDLSEFLSGNKSAVDAALADAGALLFRGFDVPDPLAFDTAINGYGEAGFTYEDSLSNAVRTNVTPRVFTANEAPPTTEIFLHHEMAQTPLFPSKLLFYCEIAPGEGGATPVCRSDWVLDRLKAQTPSFYADCREHGVRYTNVMPGSDDAGSGQGRSWRSTLSVANREQAESRLAELGYDWEWLDSDLLRATTPVLPAIRQLQDGRETFFNQLIAAYRGWSDSRNDPNRAITLGNGEPISADAMADVIAIADELTADIAWQAGDVALIDNCTVMHGRRPFAGKRRVLASLIS
- a CDS encoding aldo/keto reductase, with product MADTLPPIGFGFWKVAREDAANVAYEAIAAGYRHLDCAADYGNEIEVGQGIARAIADGLVTRDELWITSKLWNTFHAPEHVEEGCRKSLSDLGLDYFDLYLIHFPIALEYVPIETRYPPEWVHDPDAESGMKRAKVPLQATWGAMETLVENGLTKWIGVSNYNSGLIHDLMSYANVQPHTLQIEAHPYLTQERLIRLAKDYGIEVTAFSPLGALSYVELDMAGQGDSVLTEPAVLSAAQAHGKTPAQIVLRWGVQRGTAIIPKTSKPERMRENLNIMDFALSNDEMDAISELNQNHRFNDPGTFTEAAFNTFHPIYD